One window of the Cryptomeria japonica chromosome 7, Sugi_1.0, whole genome shotgun sequence genome contains the following:
- the LOC131051617 gene encoding serine acetyltransferase 5, with the protein MGILHKEEEEVWEQLRREAAEEAETEPLLANYLNATILVHKTMESALAFHLADKLATSMLPTTLFYNLLLEVFTQNPRIGHAVRADICAVKTRDPACISYSHCMLSFKGFLGCQAHRVAHRLWSQGRFSVALAIQSRVSEVFAMDIHPAARIGEGVHFDHATGLVIGETAVIGDNVTILHHVTLGGSGKHGGDRHPKIGKGVLIGAGASILGNVNIGEGAKIGAGAVVLIDVPPKTTAVGNPARLIGGKCNPSRLTANSCKAMDHMPLIPEWSDYVI; encoded by the coding sequence ATGGGAATCTTGCACAAGGAAGAGGAGGAGGTATGGGAGCAGCTGCGGCGAGAGGCGGCGGAGGAAGCAGAGACGGAGCCGCTCTTGGCAAACTACCTGAACGCCACAATCCTCGTCCACAAGACAATGGAGAGCGCTCTGGCTTTCCATCTGGCCGACAAGCTGGCGACTTCCATGCTCCCTACCACGCTGTTCTATAACCTACTGCTAGAAGTCTTTACACAAAATCCCCGAATAGGCCACGCTGTTCGAGCCGACATTTGCGCTGTCAAAACCAGAGACCCTGCTTGCATTTCCTACTCGCACTGCATGCTCAGCTTCAAGGGATTTTTAGGCTGCCAGGCGCACCGCGTGGCGCATAGGCTTTGGTCTCAGGGTCGATTCTCGGTAGCCCTGGCGATCCAAAGTAGGGTTTCTGAAGTGTTCGCCATGGACATTCATCCTGCCGCTCGGATTGGCGAGGGCGTGCATTTCGACCATGCTACGGGACTTGTCATCGGCGAGACCGCCGTCATTGGTGACAATGTGACCATTCTGCATCACGTTACCCTTGGCGGCAGCGGCAAGCATGGCGGCGACAGGCATCCGAAGATTGGGAAGGGGGTCTTGATCGGCGCGGGGGCTAGTATTCTGGGCAATGTTAATATTGGGGAAGGGGCTAAGATTGGAGCCGGGGCTGTGGTGCTCATTGACGTGCCGCCCAAGACTACTGCTGTTGGAAACCCTGCTAGATTAATTGGGGGAAAGTGTAATCCTTCCAGATTGACTGCGAATTCCTGTAAAGCTATGGATCATATGCCTTTGATCCCTGAATGGTCAGATTATGTAATTTGA